A region of Caviibacter abscessus DNA encodes the following proteins:
- a CDS encoding type II restriction endonuclease: DYVTGIETGLDSNGRKNRGGHLMENLVEKFIQNAGLVKEKDYFKEMYISQIQNKWNINLSAISNKGKMEKRFDFVIKTSN, encoded by the coding sequence TAGATTATGTTACGGGTATTGAAACAGGTCTTGATTCTAACGGCAGAAAAAATCGTGGCGGACATTTAATGGAAAATTTAGTTGAAAAATTTATACAAAATGCAGGACTAGTCAAAGAAAAAGATTATTTCAAAGAAATGTATATTAGCCAAATTCAAAATAAATGGAATATTAATCTTTCTGCTATTTCAAATAAAGGAAAAATGGAAAAACGTTTTGATTTTGTTATAAAAACATCTAATA